In the Paenibacillus sp. FSL H7-0357 genome, one interval contains:
- a CDS encoding winged helix-turn-helix transcriptional regulator, which translates to MNDFEMCPRFEKAVDVLSKRWVALIVFVLMNGPRRFGEIESCLSNLSGKVLSDRLKEMENEGIITRTVYPEMPVRIEYSLTDKGTALAPILGEISNWSTEWIEIGATK; encoded by the coding sequence ATGAATGACTTCGAGATGTGTCCACGCTTTGAAAAAGCAGTAGATGTGCTTAGCAAACGTTGGGTTGCACTGATCGTATTTGTATTAATGAATGGCCCTCGCCGGTTTGGTGAAATCGAGAGTTGCTTGTCCAATCTCAGCGGAAAGGTTTTGTCTGACCGCTTGAAGGAAATGGAAAATGAGGGCATTATCACGCGTACAGTTTATCCTGAAATGCCTGTACGCATTGAATATTCGCTGACGGACAAAGGCACTGCCCTGGCTCCTATTCTTGGAGAAATCAGCAACTGGTCTACAGAGTGGATCGAGATCGGCGCAACCAAATGA
- a CDS encoding ABC transporter permease — MLGAYFDFIRIRFLTMLAYRVNYYSGILIYTLNIGVNYFTWKAIYGNGESLGGFTGAQMTTYVAVSWMARAFYFNNLDREISTDIRDGSIAIQFIRPYNYVLVKMMQGLGEGLFRFMMLMIPGMVIAILLFPVQLPTELSAWAGFLVMLFFSFLISSQINVITGLSAFFVENNEGMMRMKRVIVDLFSGLIIPISLFPDWLSGVLKVLPFQAITYLPGSVFTGRVQGVGIWNVLGVQVFWFLVLLIPIVWLYHAARQRLFVQGG, encoded by the coding sequence TTGCTGGGCGCTTATTTTGATTTTATCCGCATCCGCTTTCTGACCATGCTCGCTTACCGTGTGAACTATTATTCAGGGATTCTAATCTATACGCTTAATATCGGGGTGAACTATTTCACCTGGAAGGCCATTTATGGGAACGGGGAGTCGCTTGGCGGGTTTACTGGAGCGCAGATGACCACCTATGTGGCCGTCTCATGGATGGCGCGCGCCTTTTATTTCAACAACCTGGACCGGGAGATCTCCACGGATATCCGGGACGGCAGCATCGCCATTCAGTTCATTCGTCCTTATAACTACGTATTGGTCAAAATGATGCAGGGACTCGGCGAAGGGTTATTCCGCTTCATGATGCTGATGATTCCGGGGATGGTCATCGCCATTCTGTTATTTCCGGTGCAATTGCCGACAGAGCTTTCGGCCTGGGCCGGATTTCTGGTCATGCTCTTCTTCAGCTTCCTGATCAGTTCACAGATTAACGTTATCACAGGGCTGTCCGCCTTCTTCGTGGAGAACAATGAAGGCATGATGCGCATGAAGCGGGTCATTGTAGACCTGTTCTCCGGCTTGATTATCCCGATTAGCTTGTTCCCGGACTGGCTGTCCGGTGTGCTGAAGGTTTTGCCCTTTCAAGCCATCACCTACCTTCCGGGCTCCGTGTTTACGGGCCGGGTACAGGGTGTGGGCATATGGAATGTGCTCGGTGTCCAGGTGTTCTGGTTCCTGGTGCTGCTGATTCCAATTGTCTGGCTATACCACGCGGCGCGTCAGCGGCTGTTCGTGCAGGGAGGGTGA
- a CDS encoding AzlD domain-containing protein — protein MNIAVIVGMALITFLLRFAPLLLTRDFLPKTGKIKMMLDHLPLAVLSALTVPGIFQVDPKAPLIGIASGAAAVILVLGRKIPLLLVVLGAVTAAVIVKVISLNF, from the coding sequence ATGAACATTGCAGTGATCGTTGGCATGGCGCTGATCACCTTTTTGCTGCGATTCGCGCCGCTGCTGCTTACCCGTGATTTCCTTCCGAAAACCGGTAAAATCAAGATGATGCTGGATCATTTGCCGCTGGCTGTACTGAGTGCCTTAACGGTACCGGGGATCTTTCAGGTAGATCCCAAAGCTCCGCTGATCGGTATCGCTTCCGGCGCTGCTGCTGTTATACTGGTCTTAGGCCGTAAAATACCGCTGCTGCTTGTTGTTCTGGGTGCGGTAACAGCGGCAGTTATAGTAAAGGTGATATCATTAAATTTCTGA
- a CDS encoding GTP cyclohydrolase II, giving the protein MIKPDILSILQNKIKRITMDDSTNILVGPITLPVNLDGETVTFKWYSWLKSDDVELQGGDSIEATELLISRLSSMNLADSQQSSVLVYGDFEDSDEALIRMHSICHTGDIFGSKRCDCGFQLHQSMKMIAQHGSGALFYLANHEGRGIGLFSKAMAYILQEEGYDTVEANLELGFADDSRDYKDAISVLQHLRSKPVTLITNNPKKMDALKAAGMNTVKRIPLWGDVSVFNEKYLRTKVTRSGHLEAVKSNDFFEGRVAK; this is encoded by the coding sequence ATGATTAAACCTGATATCCTTTCTATATTGCAGAATAAGATCAAACGGATAACGATGGATGATTCCACTAATATACTGGTCGGACCGATTACGCTGCCGGTGAATCTCGATGGAGAAACAGTCACTTTTAAATGGTACAGCTGGTTGAAATCGGATGACGTTGAACTGCAGGGCGGGGATTCTATAGAAGCAACTGAATTATTGATCTCCCGTCTGTCTTCCATGAATCTCGCTGACAGTCAGCAGTCCAGTGTACTCGTTTACGGTGATTTCGAAGACTCGGACGAAGCTTTGATCCGGATGCACAGCATCTGCCATACCGGCGATATTTTCGGCAGCAAACGCTGTGATTGCGGCTTCCAGCTGCACCAGTCGATGAAGATGATTGCCCAGCACGGCTCCGGTGCGTTGTTCTACCTGGCTAACCACGAGGGAAGAGGCATTGGCCTGTTCAGCAAGGCAATGGCTTATATTCTGCAGGAAGAGGGTTATGATACTGTGGAAGCCAATCTGGAGCTTGGCTTTGCCGATGATTCCAGAGACTATAAGGATGCCATCAGCGTACTGCAGCATCTGCGCAGCAAACCGGTGACACTGATTACGAACAACCCTAAGAAGATGGACGCCTTGAAGGCTGCCGGAATGAACACAGTGAAAAGAATTCCGCTATGGGGTGACGTTTCCGTATTCAATGAGAAGTACCTGCGCACAAAGGTAACGCGGTCCGGCCACTTGGAAGCTGTGAAAAGTAACGATTTCTTTGAAGGCAGAGTCGCCAAATAA
- a CDS encoding PTS sugar transporter subunit IIA, which produces MFSKWKSKKEEQHTEQIIEITAPISGQAVPLNQVPDDTFAGGHMGSGIAIEPAEGRLKAPFDGKIAHIVKSNHALILEHPSGLQLLLHIGIDTVSLKGNGFVSHVATGDSVKAGQTLIEFDLEAIQAAGLATISPVIVTSMEEHLPEIESLYGAVTAGTNIVLRVASKH; this is translated from the coding sequence ATGTTTTCCAAATGGAAATCCAAAAAAGAAGAGCAGCATACTGAACAGATCATAGAAATTACAGCTCCTATCAGCGGGCAAGCGGTTCCTTTGAACCAGGTACCTGATGATACCTTTGCCGGCGGACACATGGGCAGCGGAATTGCAATTGAACCTGCTGAGGGGAGGCTTAAGGCTCCGTTTGACGGCAAGATTGCCCATATCGTGAAATCCAATCACGCATTGATTCTTGAGCATCCGTCCGGATTACAGCTGCTGCTACATATCGGAATCGATACGGTCAGCCTGAAAGGCAACGGATTTGTCAGCCATGTTGCTACCGGAGACAGCGTAAAGGCAGGGCAGACCTTGATTGAATTTGATCTTGAGGCTATACAGGCGGCAGGACTTGCAACAATCTCGCCGGTAATCGTAACGAGTATGGAGGAACATTTACCGGAAATAGAGAGTCTCTATGGTGCAGTCACAGCGGGTACGAATATCGTTCTACGGGTGGCTTCAAAGCACTAG
- a CDS encoding ABC transporter ATP-binding protein: MNAIQVQDLRKTFKVQKNREGLKGAFADLFKREYSEVTAVKDISFTIPQGEICGYIGENGAGKSTTIKMLTGILVPTAGSLTVGGFVPYAEREKFVQNIGVVFGQRSQLWWDIGVIESFQLLRKVYRVSEQDFKKRLDELVLRLELQDLLNRPVRKLSLGQRMRCELVAALLHNPSILFLDEPTIGLDIVVKSEIREFLKDMNREHGTTILLTTHDLQDIEALCSRVIMLDDGRIIYDGGLEDLKQRWGTGREVVFQFGTATKLSQIMQWTEGMPVTWTAENDLAAKVWIPLELNVSDVLGRVVGLADITDIKIIETNTDDIVRSIYQSGSAEKPEEMIAALQEEKEVIHVGQA, encoded by the coding sequence ATGAACGCCATTCAAGTGCAGGACTTACGCAAAACGTTTAAAGTCCAAAAGAACCGCGAGGGCCTCAAAGGGGCCTTCGCTGATTTGTTTAAGAGGGAATACTCCGAAGTGACGGCAGTGAAGGACATTTCGTTCACGATTCCTCAAGGTGAAATTTGCGGATACATCGGTGAGAACGGTGCAGGCAAATCGACCACGATTAAAATGCTCACCGGCATTCTCGTTCCAACTGCTGGCAGCCTGACTGTAGGCGGGTTTGTTCCGTATGCCGAACGTGAGAAATTTGTGCAGAACATCGGCGTAGTCTTCGGGCAGCGCAGCCAGCTGTGGTGGGATATCGGCGTGATCGAGTCTTTTCAGCTGCTGCGCAAGGTATACCGGGTCTCCGAACAAGATTTCAAAAAGCGTCTCGATGAGCTAGTGTTACGTCTGGAGCTGCAGGATCTGCTGAACCGGCCGGTCCGCAAGCTTAGCCTCGGCCAGCGGATGCGCTGCGAGCTTGTGGCCGCACTGCTCCATAACCCCTCGATCCTGTTCCTGGATGAACCGACCATTGGTCTCGACATTGTCGTGAAATCGGAGATCCGCGAGTTTCTGAAGGACATGAACCGGGAGCATGGCACAACCATTCTGCTGACTACCCATGATCTGCAGGATATTGAAGCGCTCTGTTCACGGGTCATTATGCTCGATGATGGGCGGATTATTTATGACGGCGGTCTGGAGGACTTGAAACAGCGCTGGGGAACCGGGCGTGAGGTGGTATTCCAATTCGGCACAGCTACGAAGCTCAGCCAGATAATGCAATGGACGGAAGGTATGCCGGTGACCTGGACGGCCGAGAACGACCTCGCCGCCAAAGTCTGGATTCCGCTGGAGCTGAATGTATCGGATGTGCTGGGACGCGTGGTAGGCCTGGCAGATATAACAGACATCAAGATTATCGAAACCAACACAGACGATATTGTCCGCAGTATTTATCAATCCGGATCGGCGGAGAAACCGGAAGAGATGATCGCGGCTTTGCAGGAAGAGAAAGAGGTCATACATGTCGGACAAGCTTAA
- a CDS encoding ABC transporter permease, protein MKTRLTYRADFWVEVISDLLFQATNFIFILVIFMHTDSLGGWNQNEVVFVYGFFMVPYGVFSCFVNMWGFSERYIVKGEMDRILTRPAHNLFQIFLENVDPPALFGSIIGLIIMAISGANLGLPFEWWTIPALILLTLSAVAIYTGIYTTLTSLSFYSDAPTGILPLMYNIQSYGRYPVTIYNRAIQVLLTWVIPFAFVGIYPAALFLERDEMRGMALLTPVVGAVFLCLGLVSWNYGVKRYKGAGS, encoded by the coding sequence ATGAAGACCCGGCTGACCTACCGCGCCGATTTCTGGGTGGAGGTCATTTCGGATCTGCTGTTTCAAGCGACTAATTTTATTTTTATCCTTGTGATCTTTATGCATACCGACAGCCTGGGCGGCTGGAATCAAAATGAAGTGGTGTTCGTATACGGCTTCTTTATGGTCCCGTACGGCGTCTTCAGCTGCTTTGTGAACATGTGGGGCTTCAGTGAGCGTTATATCGTCAAAGGCGAAATGGACCGGATTCTGACCCGGCCTGCGCATAACCTCTTTCAGATCTTTCTGGAGAATGTAGACCCGCCAGCCCTGTTTGGTTCGATCATTGGATTGATTATTATGGCAATCAGCGGCGCTAACCTCGGACTGCCGTTCGAGTGGTGGACGATACCGGCACTGATCCTCCTTACGCTTAGTGCGGTAGCCATCTATACGGGGATTTACACCACGCTGACTTCATTGTCATTCTACTCCGATGCCCCGACCGGCATTTTGCCGCTGATGTACAATATTCAGAGCTATGGCCGTTATCCGGTCACGATCTACAACCGGGCTATTCAGGTATTGCTCACCTGGGTTATTCCGTTCGCCTTCGTCGGTATTTACCCGGCAGCACTCTTTCTGGAACGGGATGAGATGCGAGGAATGGCGCTGCTGACTCCTGTAGTCGGTGCGGTATTCCTTTGCCTTGGTCTTGTTTCTTGGAACTACGGGGTTAAACGGTATAAGGGAGCAGGCTCCTAA
- the nagE gene encoding N-acetylglucosamine-specific PTS transporter subunit IIBC has translation MLAFLQKLGKSLMLPVATLPAAGILQGLALINYEKDWHLGANVGGFLNQYVAPFLNAGAGAIFGNLALIFAIGVAIGFAGDAVAALSALISYLVLTKVLAIVPLQFSFINDDVVLNMGVLGGIFAGAWAAFLYKKYHNIKMPDWLGFFAGKRFVPIVTAGSMMVLAIFVGMIWSPIQDVISDFGNWVVGLGAVGAFIFGTANRLLIPIGLHHVLNTIAWFQIGDFTNAAGELVHGDLTRFFAGDKTAGMFMTGFFPIMMFALPGAAFAFIHTAKPEKRKLVASIFIGSAIASFLTGITEPLEFSFMFVAPLLYLVHAILTGLSLALMYVLDVKMGFGFSAGLIDSLLYLKLTTNAWMLIPIGLAFFVLYYVLFRFIIVKFKLKTPGREDETEDEIEEKSIGGASAGVSSQAAKILENIGGPSNIRNIDACITRLRLIVNDDKAVKDAALKQLGASGVMRLGQGAVQIVFGPKSEQIKDDIKKLM, from the coding sequence ATGTTGGCTTTTCTACAAAAGTTAGGTAAGTCTCTGATGCTTCCGGTCGCGACATTGCCGGCAGCAGGGATTCTGCAAGGGTTAGCTTTGATTAATTACGAAAAAGATTGGCATCTGGGGGCTAATGTAGGCGGATTCCTGAATCAATATGTTGCTCCATTCCTGAATGCTGGCGCGGGCGCCATATTCGGCAATCTCGCTTTAATATTTGCTATCGGTGTGGCAATAGGGTTCGCCGGAGATGCTGTAGCGGCATTGTCTGCGTTGATTTCATACCTGGTACTCACCAAAGTTCTGGCTATCGTACCCTTGCAGTTCTCATTTATTAACGACGACGTTGTTCTGAATATGGGGGTACTCGGGGGTATCTTTGCAGGTGCATGGGCAGCCTTCCTCTATAAAAAATACCACAATATCAAGATGCCGGACTGGCTGGGATTCTTCGCAGGCAAACGTTTTGTTCCGATCGTGACTGCCGGTTCCATGATGGTGCTTGCCATATTCGTAGGTATGATCTGGAGCCCTATACAGGATGTAATCAGTGATTTCGGGAACTGGGTTGTGGGTCTCGGCGCGGTGGGCGCTTTTATCTTCGGTACAGCCAACCGCTTGCTGATCCCTATCGGATTACATCACGTACTCAACACCATTGCTTGGTTTCAAATTGGTGACTTTACCAATGCAGCCGGTGAACTGGTACACGGGGACTTGACACGTTTCTTCGCCGGAGACAAAACCGCAGGGATGTTCATGACCGGGTTCTTCCCGATTATGATGTTCGCTCTGCCTGGTGCAGCCTTTGCTTTTATCCATACTGCAAAACCGGAGAAACGCAAACTGGTTGCCTCTATCTTTATTGGTTCAGCGATTGCTTCCTTTTTAACAGGTATTACTGAACCGCTTGAGTTTTCCTTTATGTTCGTTGCTCCGCTCTTATATCTGGTGCATGCCATTTTAACAGGGTTATCATTGGCCCTGATGTACGTCCTTGATGTTAAGATGGGCTTCGGATTCTCCGCAGGTTTGATTGATTCCTTGCTGTACCTGAAGCTTACTACTAATGCATGGATGCTTATCCCGATAGGACTTGCGTTCTTCGTCCTCTATTATGTGCTCTTCCGCTTCATTATAGTGAAATTTAAGCTGAAGACGCCTGGGCGGGAAGATGAGACCGAGGATGAAATCGAAGAAAAGTCCATCGGCGGGGCTTCGGCAGGTGTTTCTTCCCAAGCCGCAAAAATTCTGGAAAACATCGGCGGACCGTCCAACATCCGGAATATTGATGCCTGCATTACACGGCTGCGGTTGATCGTAAACGACGATAAGGCAGTAAAAGATGCTGCGCTTAAACAACTGGGCGCTTCCGGGGTTATGAGACTTGGTCAAGGTGCGGTGCAAATCGTATTTGGTCCAAAATCGGAACAGATTAAGGATGATATAAAGAAGCTTATGTAA
- a CDS encoding sigma-70 family RNA polymerase sigma factor yields MDIPESDIFKALFYEHYPVVRRKLAALVRDETAADDLAQDVFLRLYRNPPDDPGALGAWLHRVLTRVGYDYLNKVARERRLQNKQELLFDIGASPPTGEEVVLAKLDQEDVRTWLDSLPDRDRQALLLRYSGYSYAEIAGELGVKPPVVGTLLSRATTKLRQHAVEALPHTTRP; encoded by the coding sequence ATGGATATTCCGGAATCTGATATATTCAAAGCTCTATTTTATGAACACTATCCTGTGGTGCGGCGTAAACTTGCTGCTTTGGTACGGGATGAGACGGCGGCGGATGATTTAGCCCAGGATGTATTTTTAAGACTTTACCGCAATCCGCCGGATGACCCCGGAGCGCTCGGTGCCTGGCTGCATAGAGTGCTTACCCGGGTCGGATATGATTATTTGAATAAAGTAGCCAGAGAACGGCGGCTGCAAAATAAGCAGGAGCTCCTCTTCGATATTGGGGCCTCTCCGCCTACAGGTGAAGAGGTGGTGCTCGCCAAGCTGGACCAGGAGGATGTCAGGACCTGGCTGGACAGCCTGCCGGACAGAGACAGACAGGCGCTGTTGCTGAGATATTCGGGTTACAGCTACGCAGAGATCGCCGGAGAGCTCGGTGTAAAGCCGCCGGTTGTCGGGACACTGCTAAGCAGGGCCACAACGAAGCTAAGGCAGCATGCAGTAGAGGCGCTCCCGCACACGACTAGACCGTGA
- a CDS encoding ABC transporter permease — protein sequence MRIILGMTWKEMLRKRVMMLTLVMTVIFLLAFWFVAGTIGGDRRFGGGSGIVNGSILIERFTNGAFILTLGFFFGSFVIAFLAIFSSFSAIAGEAEQGVMQAMLPRPIPRWKWYLGRWLGYVTLGLLYALILFAAILFITNAHAAIPRDMAALVKAFLIFASSVPLLITLSMLGSGFFSALGNGVFMTMLYGAGWLGGMIDKVSSALSLEGNALHMLNNMTGFMSMLMPVDGLQRKMTAVLFSLDDLGGMVSFSGGAFSLLNLNSVPSNSFVVYAAVYTAALFIIGLLRFQRKDL from the coding sequence ATGAGAATTATACTCGGGATGACCTGGAAGGAAATGCTCCGCAAAAGGGTGATGATGCTGACCCTGGTGATGACAGTGATCTTCCTGCTTGCTTTCTGGTTTGTGGCCGGCACTATCGGCGGAGATCGACGTTTTGGCGGCGGGTCCGGAATCGTGAATGGCAGTATTCTTATTGAGCGGTTTACGAATGGGGCATTTATACTGACGTTAGGGTTTTTCTTCGGATCGTTTGTTATCGCTTTTCTGGCGATCTTCAGCTCCTTCTCGGCCATTGCCGGGGAAGCGGAGCAGGGAGTGATGCAGGCGATGCTGCCCAGACCGATTCCACGCTGGAAATGGTATCTCGGCCGCTGGCTTGGCTATGTCACGCTGGGGTTACTCTACGCACTGATACTTTTCGCGGCTATTCTATTCATTACGAATGCCCATGCCGCAATACCTAGAGATATGGCAGCATTGGTTAAAGCTTTCCTGATTTTTGCTTCAAGTGTTCCGCTGTTGATCACATTGTCGATGCTGGGCTCCGGATTTTTCTCGGCGCTCGGGAACGGGGTATTTATGACGATGCTTTACGGAGCGGGCTGGCTGGGAGGCATGATTGATAAGGTGAGCTCAGCGCTGAGCCTGGAAGGCAATGCACTTCATATGCTAAACAATATGACAGGCTTCATGTCAATGCTCATGCCGGTTGATGGTTTGCAGCGCAAAATGACAGCTGTGCTGTTCAGTCTGGACGATCTTGGCGGTATGGTCTCGTTCAGTGGCGGGGCATTTTCACTTCTTAATTTGAACTCAGTTCCCTCGAATTCATTTGTGGTCTACGCTGCGGTTTATACTGCTGCTCTTTTCATAATCGGCTTGCTGCGGTTTCAGCGGAAAGATTTATAA
- a CDS encoding AzlC family ABC transporter permease, translating into MGVFGAEFKKGCLDSLPIVAGFIPACFTFGLVGKGLGLGSLEVFLMSALMYAGTSQFAGVKLLAAGTAAPLILLLTLVINLRYLMISLSFSGLVRRNLSTAVKAWIGFSLTEEVYAVSMLSHKQILGQEAADGQSPELPLHYLLGLQIPPYTANLVSTAAGISLAAYIPAAFLPALNTSLYALLIALIVPQLRGSRRNLVICLCSALFSWVLQPYLGSSAVLAAMLAGMTAGLLVPVRVNRAVEETA; encoded by the coding sequence ATGGGGGTCTTTGGAGCCGAGTTTAAAAAAGGGTGTTTGGATTCTTTGCCGATTGTCGCCGGTTTTATTCCTGCCTGTTTTACTTTTGGGCTGGTTGGCAAGGGACTTGGACTTGGAAGTCTGGAGGTTTTTCTGATGTCAGCATTGATGTATGCGGGCACAAGCCAATTCGCTGGCGTCAAGCTGCTTGCGGCAGGGACGGCGGCGCCTCTTATATTGCTGCTGACCTTGGTTATTAATTTAAGATACCTGATGATCAGTTTGTCCTTTTCAGGGTTGGTCAGACGAAACCTCAGTACTGCGGTGAAGGCGTGGATCGGCTTCAGTTTAACAGAAGAGGTCTATGCTGTAAGTATGCTAAGCCATAAGCAGATTTTAGGGCAGGAAGCAGCGGACGGGCAATCACCGGAGTTGCCGCTGCATTATCTTCTTGGCCTGCAAATTCCTCCTTATACTGCGAATCTTGTGTCCACAGCTGCTGGTATATCCCTTGCAGCCTATATTCCGGCCGCTTTTTTACCCGCGCTGAACACCTCGCTATATGCTTTATTGATTGCATTAATTGTTCCTCAGCTGCGGGGCAGCAGGCGCAATCTGGTGATTTGCCTGTGCTCGGCGTTGTTCTCCTGGGTTCTGCAACCTTACCTCGGGAGTTCTGCTGTGCTTGCCGCCATGCTGGCAGGAATGACTGCCGGCCTTCTCGTTCCAGTTCGGGTTAACAGGGCTGTGGAGGAGACCGCATGA
- a CDS encoding ABC transporter ATP-binding protein, protein MSIPAIEANSLTKEYSNGRGCRDVTITVGKGEAFGFLGPNGAGKSTFVKMLVGLIHPTGGSASLLGHKIGTMEAKMKIGYLPELYRYQEWLTGEEVVRLHARLCRIDKTVAGQRIPQLLNEVGIGQRGRDRVKHYSKGMQQRLGLACALVNEPEIVFLDEPSSALDPIGRMEVRGILQRLKERGITIFLNSHLLEDVEVLCDRMALLNNGLILRHGTVSEILNKRTSWHFKVGGFSPFLLSWLNDFTGLSINISSGEDKQERDSLQGTDPDSGIVWLEAELESEEQVGWLNAVFIEQGLTLYEVKRKKERLEEWFMDAVSGLSHRGERE, encoded by the coding sequence ATGAGCATTCCCGCAATAGAAGCCAACTCGTTGACCAAAGAATACAGCAACGGGCGCGGTTGCCGGGATGTAACGATTACTGTGGGGAAAGGGGAAGCCTTTGGCTTCCTCGGCCCCAACGGTGCCGGGAAAAGCACCTTTGTGAAGATGCTGGTTGGACTTATCCATCCTACAGGCGGAAGCGCCTCTTTGTTAGGACATAAAATTGGTACGATGGAAGCCAAGATGAAGATCGGTTATCTGCCGGAGCTGTACCGCTATCAGGAATGGCTGACCGGGGAAGAGGTTGTGCGGCTGCATGCCAGATTATGCCGGATCGATAAAACCGTGGCGGGTCAAAGAATTCCTCAGCTGCTTAATGAGGTGGGTATTGGACAACGCGGACGGGACAGGGTCAAGCATTACTCCAAGGGCATGCAGCAGCGGCTGGGACTGGCTTGCGCGCTGGTGAACGAGCCGGAGATCGTTTTCCTGGATGAACCTTCATCTGCGCTCGACCCGATTGGACGCATGGAAGTCAGGGGTATTCTGCAGCGCTTGAAGGAGCGCGGAATCACTATTTTTCTCAACTCTCATCTGCTTGAGGATGTTGAGGTGCTGTGCGACCGGATGGCACTGCTGAATAACGGTCTTATCCTGCGGCACGGCACAGTATCAGAAATATTAAATAAGCGAACGAGCTGGCATTTTAAAGTGGGCGGCTTTTCGCCTTTTTTGCTGTCCTGGCTGAATGATTTTACCGGACTGTCAATCAACATCTCTTCTGGTGAAGATAAGCAGGAACGGGACTCCTTGCAGGGAACGGATCCTGACAGCGGAATTGTATGGCTGGAAGCAGAGCTGGAAAGTGAAGAGCAGGTGGGCTGGCTGAATGCGGTTTTTATAGAACAGGGTTTGACTTTATATGAAGTGAAGCGTAAAAAAGAGCGTCTGGAGGAATGGTTTATGGATGCGGTATCCGGACTGAGCCACAGGGGGGAGCGGGAATGA